In one window of Streptomyces sp. NBC_01224 DNA:
- a CDS encoding LLM class flavin-dependent oxidoreductase, giving the protein MAFTVVRLNLVDPDATPESLSARYRAALEMAAYADEHGVDTVQTEEHHGAVNSWLPSPFVFAGSVFGATRRIAVTVSAIIGPLHDPLRLAEDIAVLDLLSAGRLVTVAGIGYRPEEYEQAGVEWSRRGRLQDELLETLLQAWTGEPFPYRGRTVRITPRPYTQPHPLLLVGGSSRAAARRAARFGLPFFPSAHLPELEAYYHERRAEFGTEGFCMMPSAETPLLHVSENPDRTWVEYGEHFLHEARTYSSWQSKDIRSAVRSAATTVAELRDEGVYRVITPDECAGAAGELDSLVLHPLCGGMPVEEGWRSLRLFCEAVAR; this is encoded by the coding sequence ATGGCCTTCACAGTGGTCCGGCTCAATCTCGTCGATCCCGATGCCACCCCCGAGTCGCTCTCGGCCCGGTACCGCGCCGCGCTGGAGATGGCCGCGTACGCCGACGAGCACGGCGTCGACACCGTACAGACCGAGGAGCACCACGGCGCCGTCAACTCCTGGCTGCCCTCCCCCTTCGTCTTCGCGGGTTCGGTCTTCGGCGCCACCCGCCGGATCGCGGTCACCGTCTCGGCGATCATCGGCCCCCTGCACGACCCGCTGCGGCTGGCCGAGGACATCGCGGTCCTCGACCTGCTGAGCGCGGGCAGGCTGGTCACGGTGGCGGGGATCGGCTACCGGCCCGAGGAGTACGAACAGGCGGGTGTCGAATGGAGCAGGCGCGGCCGGCTCCAGGACGAGCTGCTGGAGACGTTGCTGCAGGCGTGGACCGGGGAACCGTTCCCGTACCGGGGCCGTACGGTCCGGATCACGCCACGCCCGTACACCCAGCCGCATCCGCTGCTGCTGGTGGGCGGCAGCTCGCGGGCGGCGGCGCGGCGGGCGGCCCGGTTCGGGCTGCCGTTCTTCCCGAGCGCGCATCTGCCGGAACTGGAGGCGTACTACCACGAGCGGCGCGCGGAATTCGGGACGGAAGGCTTCTGCATGATGCCGTCCGCCGAGACGCCGCTGCTGCATGTGTCCGAGAACCCGGACCGGACCTGGGTGGAGTACGGCGAGCACTTCCTGCACGAGGCTCGCACGTACAGCTCCTGGCAGTCCAAGGACATCCGCTCGGCCGTACGCTCGGCGGCGACGACTGTGGCGGAGCTGCGGGACGAGGGGGTCTACCGGGTCATCACGCCGGACGAGTGCGCCGGGGCGGCCGGGGAACTGGACAGCCTGGTGCTGCATCCGCTGTGCGGCGGGATGCCCGTCGAGGAGGGGTGGCGCAGTCTGCGGCTGTTCTGCGAGGCGGTCGCGCGCTGA
- a CDS encoding acylphosphatase → MNEDVRLTAWVRGRVQQVGFRWFTRANALEIGGLTGFALNLDDGRVQVVAEGQRENCHRLLEWLRSDDTPGRVDGVTEIWDTPRGGYEGFAIR, encoded by the coding sequence ATGAACGAAGATGTACGACTCACCGCCTGGGTACGCGGCCGAGTACAGCAAGTAGGGTTCCGCTGGTTCACCAGGGCAAACGCTCTGGAGATCGGTGGCCTCACCGGATTCGCCCTGAATCTCGACGACGGCAGAGTGCAGGTCGTCGCCGAGGGGCAACGTGAGAATTGCCACCGTCTGCTGGAATGGCTGCGCTCGGACGACACACCCGGGCGCGTTGACGGAGTCACTGAGATCTGGGACACCCCGCGCGGCGGATACGAGGGTTTCGCGATCCGCTGA
- a CDS encoding sugar porter family MFS transporter, producing MTSTSQGPASGAREAHPDHLGHVIFITAAAAMGGFLFGYDSSVINGAVEAIRSRYDIGSGTLAQVIAIALIGCAIGAATAGRIADRIGRIRCMQIASVLFTISAVGSALPFALWDLAMWRIIGGFAIGMASVIGPAYIAEVSPPAYRGRLGSFQQAAIVIGIAISQLVNYGILQLAGGDQRGKIAGIEAWQWMLGVMVVPALLYGLLSFAIPESPRFLISVGKKDRARQILEEVEGRNVDLDARVAEIETAMHREHKSRFKDLLGGRRGFLPIVWVGIGLSVFQQLVGINVAFYYSATLWQSVGINPSDSFLYSFTTSIINIVGTVIAMVLVDRVGRKPLALVGSTGMAIALAFEAWAFSAHLVDGKLPHTQGIVALVAAHVFVLFFALSWGVVVWVFLGEMFPNKIRAAALGVAASAQWIANWAITASFPSLSDWNLSGTYIIYACFATLSIPFVLKFVKETKGKALEEMG from the coding sequence GTGACCAGCACATCGCAGGGACCGGCGTCCGGAGCCCGAGAAGCCCATCCGGACCACCTCGGCCATGTCATCTTCATCACGGCAGCCGCTGCGATGGGTGGCTTCCTGTTCGGCTACGACAGCTCCGTCATCAACGGCGCCGTCGAGGCGATCCGCAGCCGGTACGACATCGGCTCGGGGACGCTCGCCCAGGTCATCGCCATCGCCCTGATCGGCTGCGCGATCGGCGCGGCGACTGCGGGGCGCATCGCCGACCGCATCGGCCGGATTCGCTGCATGCAGATCGCCTCCGTGCTCTTCACCATCAGCGCCGTCGGTTCCGCGCTCCCGTTCGCCCTCTGGGACCTGGCGATGTGGCGCATCATCGGCGGCTTCGCCATCGGTATGGCCTCCGTGATCGGCCCGGCGTACATCGCCGAGGTCTCGCCGCCCGCCTACCGCGGCCGGCTCGGCTCCTTCCAACAGGCGGCGATCGTCATCGGCATCGCCATCTCCCAGCTGGTCAACTACGGCATTCTCCAGCTCGCCGGCGGAGATCAGCGCGGCAAGATCGCCGGCATCGAGGCCTGGCAGTGGATGCTCGGCGTGATGGTCGTCCCCGCCCTCCTGTACGGACTCCTGTCGTTCGCGATCCCCGAGTCGCCGCGGTTCCTGATCTCGGTCGGCAAGAAGGACCGGGCCCGGCAGATCCTCGAGGAGGTCGAGGGCAGGAACGTCGACCTCGACGCCCGGGTGGCCGAGATCGAGACCGCCATGCACCGTGAGCACAAGTCCAGGTTCAAGGACCTGCTCGGCGGCCGCCGAGGATTCCTGCCGATCGTCTGGGTCGGTATCGGCCTGTCGGTCTTCCAGCAACTCGTCGGCATCAACGTGGCGTTCTACTACTCGGCGACGCTGTGGCAGTCCGTCGGCATCAACCCCTCGGACTCGTTCCTCTACTCGTTCACCACGTCGATCATCAACATCGTCGGTACCGTGATCGCGATGGTGCTGGTGGACCGGGTGGGCCGCAAGCCGCTCGCGCTGGTCGGCTCCACCGGTATGGCCATCGCCCTCGCCTTCGAGGCCTGGGCCTTCTCCGCCCACCTGGTCGACGGCAAACTGCCACACACCCAGGGCATCGTGGCGCTCGTCGCGGCCCATGTGTTCGTGCTCTTCTTCGCCCTGTCGTGGGGTGTCGTGGTCTGGGTCTTCCTCGGTGAGATGTTCCCGAACAAGATCCGCGCCGCCGCGCTCGGCGTGGCCGCGTCCGCGCAGTGGATCGCCAACTGGGCGATCACCGCGAGCTTCCCGAGTCTGTCCGACTGGAACCTGTCGGGCACGTACATCATCTACGCATGCTTCGCCACGCTCTCGATCCCCTTCGTGCTCAAGTTCGTGAAGGAGACCAAGGGCAAGGCGTTGGAGGAGATGGGCTAA
- the smc gene encoding chromosome segregation protein SMC, whose amino-acid sequence MHLKALTLRGFKSFASATTLRFEPGITCVVGPNGSGKSNVVDALSWVMGEQGAKSLRGGKMEDVIFAGTTGRPPLGRAEVSLTIDNSDGALPIEYAEVTITRIMFRNGGSEYQINGDTCRLLDIQELLSDSGIGREMHVIVGQGQLDSVLHADPMGRRAFIEEAAGVLKHRKRKEKALRKLDAMGANLARVQDLTDELRRQLKPLGRQAAVARRAAVIQADLRDARLRLLADDLVRLHTALRSEIADEAALKQRREAAEADLKSALAREAELEDEVRRLAPRLQRAQQTWYELSQLTERVRGTISLADARVKSAGAAPLEERRGAGFRDPESMEREAARIREQEAELEAALEAAERALEDTAAHRAELERELAAEERRLKDAARAIADRREGLARLNGQVNAARSRAGSAQAEIDRLAASRDEAQERAVAAQEEYEQLKAEVEGLDAGDVELGERHEAAKRELTEAEAALSAAREAATAAERKRAAVAARHEALALGLRRKDGTGVLLGARDRLSGLLGPAAELLTVAPGHEVAVAAALGAAADAVAVTDPATAAEAIRLLRKQDAGRAALLLGGARDGVPDQGGAGGVGGASGASGVDVAGAPAGGPPAVADLVRGPVELVGAVRRLVRDMVVVGTLEDAEDLVAVHPELTAVTAEGDIFSAHFAHGGSAGAPSLLEVQASVDEAAAQLEELAVRCVELTEAQRLAGERRSASAGLVEELGERRRAAEREKSGVAQQLGRLAGQARGAAGEAERMTASAARAQEALERATEEAEELAERLLVAEEMPVEEEPDTSVRDRLAADGANARQTEMEARLQVRTHEERAKGLAGRADSLDRGARAEREARARAEQRRARLRHEAAVASAVASGARQLLVHVEVSVVRAGQERVAVEAAKAERERELAAERNQGRELKNELDKLTDSVHRGEVLGAEKRLRIEQLEAKALEELGVEPAGLAAEYGPDQLVPPSPAAEGEELPEDPEHPRNQPKPFVRAEQEKRLKSAERAYQQLGKVNPLALEEFSALEERHKFLSEQLEDLKKTRADLIQVIKEVDERVEQVFTEAYRDTAREFEGVFSRLFPGGEGRLILTDPDNMLATGVDVEARPPGKKVKRLSLLSGGERSLTAVALLVSIFKARPSPFYVMDEVEAALDDTNLQRLIRIMEELQESSQLIVITHQKRTMEVADALYGVSMQGDGVSKVISQRLR is encoded by the coding sequence GTGCACCTCAAGGCCCTGACCCTGCGTGGTTTCAAATCCTTCGCCTCCGCCACGACGCTGCGGTTCGAACCCGGTATCACGTGCGTCGTCGGTCCCAATGGGTCGGGCAAGTCCAATGTGGTGGATGCGCTCTCCTGGGTCATGGGGGAGCAGGGTGCCAAATCCCTGCGCGGCGGCAAGATGGAAGACGTGATCTTCGCCGGCACCACCGGGCGGCCACCGCTCGGGCGGGCGGAAGTTTCGCTGACCATCGACAATTCCGACGGCGCACTGCCCATCGAGTACGCCGAAGTGACGATCACTCGGATCATGTTCCGCAACGGCGGCAGCGAATACCAGATCAATGGCGACACCTGCCGGCTCCTGGATATCCAGGAACTCCTCTCGGACTCCGGCATCGGCCGCGAGATGCATGTCATCGTCGGCCAGGGCCAGCTGGACTCCGTACTCCATGCCGATCCGATGGGGCGGCGCGCATTCATCGAGGAAGCCGCGGGCGTGCTCAAGCACCGCAAGCGGAAAGAGAAGGCGCTGCGGAAACTGGACGCGATGGGGGCCAATCTGGCGCGCGTCCAGGACCTGACCGACGAGCTGCGACGGCAGCTGAAACCTCTGGGCCGGCAGGCAGCCGTGGCGCGCCGGGCCGCCGTCATCCAGGCCGACCTGCGCGACGCCAGGCTGCGGCTGCTCGCCGACGACCTGGTGCGGCTGCACACCGCGCTGCGCAGCGAGATCGCCGACGAAGCGGCGCTCAAGCAGCGTAGGGAGGCCGCGGAGGCGGATCTCAAGTCCGCCCTGGCGCGCGAGGCGGAGCTGGAGGACGAGGTACGGCGGCTGGCGCCGCGGCTGCAGCGCGCCCAGCAGACCTGGTACGAGCTCTCACAGCTGACCGAACGGGTGCGCGGCACGATCTCGCTGGCCGATGCCCGGGTGAAGAGCGCCGGCGCCGCCCCCCTGGAGGAGCGGCGCGGCGCGGGATTCAGGGACCCTGAAAGCATGGAGCGCGAGGCAGCCCGGATCCGTGAGCAGGAGGCGGAGCTGGAGGCCGCGCTGGAGGCGGCGGAACGCGCACTGGAGGACACTGCCGCCCACCGGGCCGAACTGGAAAGGGAGTTGGCGGCCGAGGAACGCAGGCTCAAGGATGCCGCCCGCGCCATCGCGGACCGCCGAGAGGGGCTCGCCCGGCTGAACGGACAGGTCAACGCGGCCCGTAGCCGGGCCGGTTCGGCGCAGGCGGAGATCGACCGGCTTGCCGCCTCGCGCGACGAGGCGCAGGAGCGGGCGGTCGCCGCGCAGGAGGAGTACGAACAGCTCAAGGCCGAGGTCGAGGGCCTGGACGCGGGCGATGTGGAGCTGGGTGAGCGGCACGAGGCCGCCAAGCGGGAACTCACGGAGGCGGAGGCGGCGCTCTCGGCGGCCAGGGAGGCCGCCACCGCCGCCGAACGGAAGCGGGCGGCGGTCGCGGCCCGCCATGAGGCACTTGCCCTCGGTCTGCGCCGCAAGGACGGTACCGGTGTGCTGCTCGGCGCGCGGGACCGCCTGTCGGGCCTGCTCGGTCCGGCCGCGGAACTCCTGACGGTGGCGCCGGGGCACGAGGTGGCGGTGGCGGCGGCACTGGGCGCGGCGGCGGACGCGGTCGCGGTGACGGACCCGGCCACGGCAGCGGAGGCGATCCGGCTGCTGCGTAAGCAGGACGCGGGGCGGGCGGCGCTGCTGTTGGGCGGGGCGCGCGATGGGGTACCTGATCAGGGTGGTGCCGGTGGGGTCGGTGGTGCTTCTGGTGCCTCTGGCGTCGATGTGGCCGGAGCGCCCGCCGGGGGGCCGCCCGCAGTGGCCGACCTCGTCCGTGGGCCCGTCGAACTGGTGGGCGCCGTACGGAGGCTGGTGCGGGACATGGTGGTCGTCGGCACCCTGGAAGATGCCGAGGATCTCGTCGCCGTACACCCGGAACTGACGGCCGTGACCGCCGAGGGGGACATCTTCTCGGCCCACTTCGCGCACGGCGGTTCCGCCGGGGCGCCGAGCCTCCTCGAAGTGCAGGCATCGGTCGACGAGGCCGCTGCCCAGTTGGAGGAACTGGCCGTACGGTGCGTGGAGTTGACAGAGGCCCAGCGGCTCGCGGGGGAGCGCCGCAGCGCGAGCGCCGGGCTGGTCGAGGAGTTGGGGGAGCGGCGTCGGGCCGCCGAGCGGGAGAAGTCCGGGGTGGCCCAGCAGCTCGGGCGGCTCGCCGGGCAGGCCCGTGGCGCCGCGGGCGAGGCCGAGCGGATGACCGCGTCCGCCGCCCGTGCCCAGGAGGCGCTGGAGCGGGCGACGGAGGAGGCCGAGGAGCTGGCCGAACGGCTGCTCGTCGCCGAGGAGATGCCGGTCGAGGAGGAGCCGGACACCTCCGTACGCGACCGGCTCGCCGCCGACGGTGCCAACGCCCGCCAGACCGAGATGGAGGCACGCCTCCAGGTGCGTACCCATGAGGAGCGGGCCAAGGGACTTGCGGGCCGCGCGGACTCCCTCGACCGGGGCGCCCGCGCCGAACGCGAGGCCCGTGCCCGCGCCGAGCAGCGCCGCGCCCGACTGCGGCACGAGGCGGCGGTGGCCTCCGCCGTCGCGTCCGGCGCCCGTCAACTGCTGGTCCATGTCGAGGTGTCCGTCGTACGGGCCGGGCAGGAGCGGGTCGCGGTCGAGGCGGCGAAGGCGGAGCGGGAGCGGGAACTGGCGGCCGAGCGCAACCAGGGCCGCGAGCTCAAGAACGAGCTGGACAAGCTCACCGACTCCGTCCACCGCGGCGAGGTGCTCGGTGCCGAGAAGCGGCTACGGATAGAGCAGCTGGAGGCGAAGGCGCTGGAGGAGCTGGGCGTCGAGCCGGCCGGGCTGGCCGCCGAGTACGGCCCCGACCAGCTCGTACCGCCGTCACCGGCCGCCGAGGGCGAGGAGCTGCCGGAGGACCCGGAGCACCCGCGCAACCAGCCGAAGCCGTTCGTCAGGGCCGAGCAGGAGAAGCGGCTGAAGTCGGCCGAACGGGCGTATCAGCAACTCGGGAAGGTGAATCCGCTTGCGCTTGAGGAGTTCTCGGCGCTGGAGGAGCGGCACAAGTTCCTCTCCGAGCAGCTCGAAGACCTGAAGAAGACCCGGGCTGATCTGATACAGGTCATCAAGGAGGTCGACGAGCGGGTCGAGCAGGTGTTCACCGAGGCGTACCGGGACACGGCCCGTGAGTTCGAGGGTGTCTTCTCGCGGCTCTTCCCGGGCGGCGAGGGGCGGCTCATCCTGACCGACCCGGACAACATGCTCGCGACCGGTGTGGACGTCGAGGCCCGGCCGCCCGGCAAGAAGGTCAAGCGGCTCTCGCTGCTGTCCGGCGGGGAACGCTCGCTCACGGCGGTGGCGTTGCTGGTCTCGATCTTCAAGGCCAGGCCGAGTCCGTTCTATGTGATGGACGAGGTCGAGGCGGCGCTCGACGACACCAATCTGCAGCGGCTGATCCGGATCATGGAGGAGCTCCAGGAGAGCTCTCAGCTGATCGTGATCACGCACCAGAAGCGGACGATGGAGGTCGCCGACGCGCTGTACGGCGTCTCGATGCAGGGAGACGGCGTCTCCAAGGTCATCAGCCAGCGGCTGCGCTGA
- the ftsY gene encoding signal recognition particle-docking protein FtsY produces MEFVILAVVIALVAVGVISGLVVSSRKKKQLPPAPSSTPTITPPAEPHVGEEAETPREEPRRTIEEVGPPSAEAPAEEAPEAVEPEAPAAPAIEVPEPTAGRLVRLRARLARSQNSLGKGLLTLLSRDNLDEDTWEEIEDTLLTADVGVAPTQELVERLRERVRVLGTRTPEGLRSLLREELLTLLGTDFDRAVKTESGVDTPGVVMVVGVNGTGKTTTTGKLARVLVADGRSVVLGAADTFRAAAADQLQTWGERVGARTVRGPEGGDPASIAFDAVKEGIAEGADVVLIDTAGRLHTKTGLMDELGKVKRVVEKHGPLDEILLVLDATTGQNGLVQARVFAEVVDITGIALTKLDGTAKGGIVIAVQRELGVPVKLVGLGEGPDDLAPFEPEAFVDALIGD; encoded by the coding sequence ATGGAATTCGTCATCCTTGCTGTAGTCATCGCCCTGGTCGCGGTCGGCGTGATCAGCGGGCTCGTGGTCAGCAGCCGCAAGAAGAAGCAGCTGCCCCCGGCGCCGTCGAGCACGCCGACCATCACTCCTCCCGCCGAGCCCCATGTCGGCGAGGAAGCCGAGACGCCGCGCGAGGAACCGCGCCGCACCATTGAGGAGGTCGGTCCCCCTTCGGCCGAGGCTCCCGCCGAGGAAGCCCCCGAGGCCGTCGAGCCGGAGGCGCCCGCCGCCCCCGCCATCGAGGTGCCCGAGCCCACTGCGGGCCGTCTGGTACGGCTGCGTGCCCGGCTCGCCCGCTCGCAGAACTCCCTCGGCAAGGGGCTGCTCACGCTCCTGTCCCGCGACAACCTCGACGAGGACACCTGGGAGGAGATCGAGGACACCCTCCTCACCGCCGACGTCGGCGTCGCACCCACACAGGAACTGGTGGAGCGGCTCCGTGAACGCGTCCGTGTTCTCGGCACCCGTACCCCCGAAGGGCTGCGCTCGCTGCTGCGCGAGGAGCTCCTCACCCTGCTCGGCACCGACTTCGACCGTGCGGTCAAGACGGAGAGCGGTGTCGACACACCCGGTGTCGTGATGGTCGTCGGTGTCAACGGAACCGGCAAGACCACCACCACCGGCAAGCTGGCCCGGGTGCTCGTCGCCGACGGCCGCAGCGTCGTGCTCGGCGCCGCCGACACCTTCCGGGCCGCCGCCGCCGACCAGCTCCAGACCTGGGGCGAGCGCGTCGGCGCCCGCACCGTGCGAGGACCCGAGGGCGGCGACCCGGCGTCGATCGCCTTCGATGCGGTGAAGGAAGGGATCGCCGAGGGCGCCGATGTCGTCCTCATCGACACCGCGGGACGGCTGCACACCAAGACCGGACTCATGGACGAGCTCGGCAAGGTCAAGCGCGTCGTCGAGAAGCACGGACCGCTCGACGAGATCCTGCTCGTCCTCGACGCCACGACCGGACAGAATGGTCTGGTGCAGGCCCGGGTGTTCGCCGAGGTCGTCGACATCACCGGCATCGCGCTGACCAAGCTGGACGGCACCGCCAAGGGCGGCATCGTCATCGCCGTCCAGCGTGAACTGGGCGTGCCGGTGAAGCTGGTCGGTCTTGGTGAGGGACCGGACGACCTGGCTCCGTTCGAGCCGGAGGCGTTCGTGGACGCCCTGATCGGAGACTGA
- a CDS encoding purine-cytosine permease family protein — translation METRGLEPVPDSERTGRVRTLFPTWVGANLTVLLLTMGAGLVVFNGLNFWQVLAVAIAAPVVGFGLVGLVSIAGKQGGAPGMALSRAVFGQRGNLLPGALIWVARWGWETVNGVTGAYALLAVLNLLFSIESSNTLIMATLLAFVGSSFLVSGLGVRALRVCCTWSAYLFGGFSVLALIHLIDRTEWRDVLDRPAGPTAMMIAGVGTLAAGGISWVPTGPDFARYLPRTASGRAMIVATVGGAGIVFLPMVLMGSVMAVATPGLAVSQDPVSFIGPLLPDWLSVPYLLIAVVGMVLINAMSMYSAGFTAQTLGFMIPRAWAVGVNAAISLFLGSLLMMTAAGFLDSFVSFLTLLAVTFSAWIGVFGVDQLRGRTYDSAALLDTTPASAYWYTGGFAVTAVAAWTVGLAVGLLFTGVEWFSGPLAATWIGRHGLGWAATIAVSAALYAILPRPAGRERPEDIAPLHF, via the coding sequence GTGGAGACCCGTGGCCTGGAACCAGTCCCCGACAGCGAGCGCACCGGCCGGGTCCGGACCCTCTTCCCCACCTGGGTCGGCGCGAACCTGACCGTGCTGCTGCTCACCATGGGTGCAGGGCTCGTCGTCTTCAACGGGCTGAACTTCTGGCAGGTGCTGGCCGTCGCGATCGCGGCGCCGGTCGTCGGTTTCGGACTGGTCGGCCTGGTCTCGATCGCGGGCAAGCAGGGCGGGGCTCCCGGCATGGCACTCTCCCGGGCCGTCTTCGGCCAGCGCGGCAATCTGCTGCCCGGTGCGCTGATCTGGGTTGCCCGCTGGGGCTGGGAGACGGTGAACGGGGTAACCGGCGCCTACGCCCTGCTCGCCGTACTGAATCTGCTCTTCTCCATCGAGAGCAGCAACACCCTGATCATGGCGACCCTGCTCGCCTTCGTGGGGAGCAGCTTCCTGGTGTCGGGGCTGGGCGTGCGCGCTCTGCGGGTGTGCTGCACCTGGTCGGCGTATCTCTTCGGGGGCTTCAGCGTCCTCGCGCTGATCCACCTCATCGACCGGACCGAATGGCGGGATGTCCTGGACAGGCCCGCCGGCCCCACGGCGATGATGATCGCCGGAGTCGGCACACTGGCGGCCGGCGGGATCAGCTGGGTTCCGACCGGACCCGACTTCGCCCGCTATCTTCCGCGCACCGCGTCCGGCCGGGCGATGATCGTGGCGACCGTTGGCGGCGCCGGGATCGTGTTTCTGCCGATGGTGCTGATGGGCTCCGTGATGGCGGTCGCCACGCCCGGCCTGGCCGTCAGCCAGGATCCGGTCTCGTTCATCGGCCCCCTGCTGCCGGACTGGCTCTCGGTGCCGTATCTGCTGATCGCCGTGGTCGGCATGGTGCTGATCAATGCGATGTCGATGTATTCGGCCGGATTCACCGCACAGACACTGGGATTCATGATCCCCCGTGCGTGGGCGGTCGGGGTGAATGCCGCTATCAGTCTGTTTCTGGGCTCGTTGCTGATGATGACGGCGGCGGGTTTCCTGGATTCCTTCGTCTCTTTTCTGACGCTGCTCGCGGTGACGTTCTCGGCATGGATCGGCGTCTTCGGTGTGGATCAGCTGCGGGGGCGTACGTACGATTCCGCGGCGCTCCTGGACACCACACCCGCCAGCGCCTACTGGTACACCGGAGGTTTCGCCGTGACCGCCGTGGCCGCGTGGACCGTGGGCCTGGCGGTGGGCCTGCTCTTCACCGGCGTGGAGTGGTTCTCCGGCCCGCTCGCCGCCACCTGGATCGGGCGCCACGGACTGGGCTGGGCGGCCACGATCGCCGTGTCCGCCGCGCTGTACGCGATCCTGCCGCGTCCCGCCGGCCGGGAACGGCCCGAAGACATCGCACCTCTACACTTCTGA
- a CDS encoding winged helix-turn-helix transcriptional regulator yields MDENTRLDALAFDVFSRQCPSRGTLEHVTGRWGSLTLGALYEGSFRFNELRRRVDGVSEKMLSQTLHALERDGLVHREAQPTNPPRVDYELTPLGRQVAERLLGLIELVEGRMPEVLQARDRYDEAHPSPETGAQEAVRGNR; encoded by the coding sequence ATGGACGAGAACACCCGTCTGGATGCGCTCGCTTTTGATGTGTTCTCCAGACAGTGCCCCTCACGCGGCACCCTGGAGCATGTCACCGGGCGCTGGGGCAGTCTGACGCTGGGAGCGCTGTACGAGGGCAGCTTCCGCTTCAACGAACTCCGTCGCCGGGTCGACGGGGTGAGCGAGAAGATGCTCTCGCAGACGCTCCACGCCCTGGAGCGCGACGGCCTGGTCCACCGCGAGGCCCAGCCGACCAATCCCCCGCGCGTCGACTACGAGCTGACGCCTCTGGGCCGGCAGGTCGCCGAGCGGCTGCTCGGACTGATCGAGCTCGTCGAGGGCCGGATGCCCGAGGTGCTCCAGGCCCGTGACCGTTACGACGAGGCCCACCCGAGTCCGGAGACCGGCGCTCAGGAAGCCGTGCGCGGCAATCGCTGA
- a CDS encoding CAP domain-containing protein → MGRHRRSAAAPAAEYQAAGDAGRHRGARRRKRSAIPVRTGLIGASAALAMGAVAVASGLLPGGDTYTVGGDTAADQVRTKGAPDLLTQGASTTGPADRDAAAGRGVGRADGPTKAKSPTGSPSSASASKTSGPTGRAKPSESPTSSESAATEAGKSTAPATVEESSAAPTAAASTPAARRSVEPTPAAAGSTQAAVLTLVNQERAKVGCSPVTASAPLASLAQDFSDDMAARGFFDHTDPDGRTPWDRASKAGVQGLGGENIARGQADAQAVMDSWMSSDGHRANILNCDYKTLGVGVHFGAGGPWWTQDFGF, encoded by the coding sequence ATGGGACGCCATCGACGCTCCGCCGCAGCTCCTGCCGCTGAGTACCAGGCGGCGGGGGACGCGGGCCGGCACCGGGGTGCGCGTCGCAGGAAGCGGTCCGCGATACCTGTTCGTACGGGACTGATCGGCGCGTCCGCGGCCCTTGCCATGGGGGCCGTGGCGGTCGCCTCCGGTCTGCTGCCCGGCGGCGACACCTACACGGTCGGCGGCGACACGGCTGCCGACCAGGTGCGTACCAAAGGAGCCCCGGATCTGCTGACCCAGGGCGCCTCCACCACCGGCCCTGCCGACCGCGACGCCGCGGCCGGCCGCGGCGTCGGGCGTGCCGACGGCCCGACGAAGGCGAAGTCCCCCACCGGGTCCCCGTCGTCCGCCTCCGCGTCGAAGACATCCGGACCGACCGGGCGGGCAAAGCCGTCCGAATCTCCGACGTCGTCCGAGTCCGCTGCGACGGAAGCCGGGAAGAGCACCGCCCCGGCCACGGTCGAGGAGTCGTCGGCCGCGCCGACGGCCGCGGCCTCCACTCCGGCCGCCCGCAGGTCCGTGGAGCCGACGCCGGCCGCCGCCGGCTCCACGCAGGCCGCTGTGCTCACCCTGGTCAACCAGGAGCGCGCGAAGGTCGGCTGCAGCCCCGTGACGGCCAGCGCCCCACTGGCCTCGCTGGCTCAGGACTTCAGCGACGACATGGCTGCCCGCGGCTTCTTCGACCACACCGACCCCGATGGCCGGACCCCCTGGGACCGTGCCTCGAAGGCCGGCGTGCAGGGGCTCGGCGGCGAGAACATCGCCCGCGGCCAGGCCGACGCGCAGGCCGTGATGGACTCCTGGATGAGCAGCGACGGCCATCGGGCAAACATTCTCAACTGCGATTACAAGACGCTCGGCGTCGGCGTGCACTTCGGTGCGGGCGGCCCCTGGTGGACCCAGGACTTCGGTTTCTGA